DNA from Luteolibacter yonseiensis:
GCCGCGCGGTCGGGATCTGCCCGTTGTTCAAGAATATCGTGGGGGACGAGCAGAGCTTCGAGTCCGGGACGGGAGGGTATGGATACAACGCGGTCTATATCGGCGGGCGCCCCGGTTCGAATTTCGACCGCTCCACGAAGCTTAGGATATCGGAACGGATCGCGAATGTTTCCAGTCCGGACAGGACGGTGATGTTCACGACCACGGCCTACGCCCGCGAGTCCGGGCTTCAGGAATATCCCTATTGCGAACCTCCGTTCTGGGATTACGGCGGTGGCCCCTCGGGAGACAAACCCAGCCCCACCGTGAATTTCCGGGCGAATGGGAAAGCGCTCGTCGCATGGTGCGACGGCCACGTGACCGCGGAATCCAACAACAAGGACCCGACTCATGGGCTCAACCCCCACCAGGGCGACAGTCATGAATTCGACCTCGGT
Protein-coding regions in this window:
- a CDS encoding prepilin-type N-terminal cleavage/methylation domain-containing protein, with protein sequence MKSIRRKSGGFTLVEILVTLSVVVVLGLIVYKGGRSLVDTARITQSMANLRSLAVANAGYQADNGVFCPADDQYNMRRWHGARKSGSGKFDPAEGFLAPYLGKSRAVGICPLFKNIVGDEQSFESGTGGYGYNAVYIGGRPGSNFDRSTKLRISERIANVSSPDRTVMFTTTAYARESGLQEYPYCEPPFWDYGGGPSGDKPSPTVNFRANGKALVAWCDGHVTAESNNKDPTHGLNPHQGDSHEFDLGWFGPEENNGYWNPRRP